Genomic window (Candidatus Bipolaricaulota bacterium):
AACAGAAGGGCCTGAGTACAGAAGATCTTTTGGCAACGCTTACGGCGTTCACCGTGGAATCGATCGTGGAAAACTGCCGCCTCTTTTTAGGGGAGTTCACCGAGTTGATCGCTAGCGGTGGCGGGGCTAAAAACCGCGCCCTTATGCGCGGCCTAGGGGAACGGCTTGTGGGGGTAAAGGTTACAACCACTCAGGAGTACGGCATCCCGGTTGAGGCCAAGGAGGCGCTGGGGTTTGCTATCCTGGCCTACCAGACCCTGAACCATCGACCGAACAACGTTCCTGCCGCTACCGGGGCTAAAAGGGCCGTAGTGTTAGGGAAGATAACCCAGGGGAGGTGAAGATGGGCCCATTACAACTTTCATCCGTCCGCGATCCGCGGGAAGCAGGGATGGACCGGGACCGTCTTTCCTTAATAGATAGGATCTTGGAAAAAGAGATAGAGGTAGGGAGCATTCCCGGGGCCGTCGTCCTGATTGCAAGAAAAGGGAAGATCGTAAAGCATCAGGCCTATGGACAAGCGATGGAAGAACCTACGCGACGCGAGATGACCACTGATACAATCTTTGATCTTGCCTCGTTGACGAAGGTAGTGGTAACGGTGCCCTTAGCTCTCTTACTCACAGAGCACGGCGCTTGGCGGTTGGAAGATCCGATTACGCGATTTCTACCTCCTCTTAAATGGGGTAGAGGTGTGTCCATTCATCATCTTCTGACACACACTGCCGGCCTGCCGCCGTGGGCTGCATTGTTCTCCTTGGCTAAAAACAGGGAAGAGGTTTTGGAATTGCTCACTAGTGAAAGATGGCCTGTAGCGACTCCGATTTGTGCCCCGGGAGAGCGCGTTATCTATAGCGACCTTGGTTACATCATCTTGGGGCTGGCCATTGAGAAAATCACCGGAAAAGACCTTGCTGCCCTTGGAAGGGAATGGATCTTCTCTCCGCTGCAGATGCAGGATACGATGTTTAATCCTCCGGAGAGCCTTGCCACGCGGATCGCCCCGACCGAGGATGATCCAAAGCGGGGTGGTGTGTTGGTAGGGACGGTTCATGACGAGAACGCCTGGGCTCTGGGTGGAGTAAGCGGCCACGCTGGACTCTTCGCTACAGCAAACGATCTTGCCATCTATGCTCAAATGCTCTTGAACGGTGGCCACTACGGGAACAAGAGAGTACTGTCATCCCGCTCGGTTGAGTTGATGGTTTCACCTCAGACTGAGGGCTTGAATGAGCGAAGAGGGTTGGGCTGGCTCCTACAAGGAGAGAGCACTGTCACGGCCGGAGACCTGCTTTCAGAGCTGGCTTTCGGTCACACCGGATTCACTGGGACCTCGCTGTGGATCGACCCACGCAATGACCTCATCGTAGCGCTCTTGACCAACCGCGTCCACCCATCGCGCGAGCGTGGCAAAGGCGAAATTTCCCGAATAAGGGCATTAATAAATGATATCAGCGTGGGGGCGATTGTCGATGAATAAATTGTTAATCCGTAATGGAACTATTGTTTTACCCTCTCACAATGAGATCAAGAACACGGATTTGCTCGTCGAAAGCGGCGTCATCGCTCATTTAGGAAGGATTCCGGAGGGAATTAAAGGGCAAACCATCGATACTCGAGGTCTCTATGTCGCACCTGGATTCATCGACCTCCAGGTGAACGGCGGCGTAGGGCATAACTTCGAGGATGCTGCCCCGGATGAGATCCGCAAAATCGTCGACTTCTATGTATCTCACGGGACCACCGGCCTTCTCCCGACCACGGTGACCGCGCCGATCGCCGGGATAAGGGCGACGATCGATCGGGTGAAGCACGCCGATCATCCCGCGGTCTTGGGGATGCA
Coding sequences:
- a CDS encoding serine hydrolase, with protein sequence MGPLQLSSVRDPREAGMDRDRLSLIDRILEKEIEVGSIPGAVVLIARKGKIVKHQAYGQAMEEPTRREMTTDTIFDLASLTKVVVTVPLALLLTEHGAWRLEDPITRFLPPLKWGRGVSIHHLLTHTAGLPPWAALFSLAKNREEVLELLTSERWPVATPICAPGERVIYSDLGYIILGLAIEKITGKDLAALGREWIFSPLQMQDTMFNPPESLATRIAPTEDDPKRGGVLVGTVHDENAWALGGVSGHAGLFATANDLAIYAQMLLNGGHYGNKRVLSSRSVELMVSPQTEGLNERRGLGWLLQGESTVTAGDLLSELAFGHTGFTGTSLWIDPRNDLIVALLTNRVHPSRERGKGEISRIRALINDISVGAIVDE